From one Idiomarina sp. X4 genomic stretch:
- a CDS encoding ketopantoate reductase family protein — protein MPADIQWYVLGPGAVSGLIACHLLENKQRCIALTRNAESEEGLLTLIDDTSRKTYSLPFLSAQNCHLAESSVFIVAVKAFDAISALKEITAIPGFHHDTPIVLSHNGMLELPSSLASLNICHLVTTHGAVKTSQGDGKVFIEHRGKGRSWLQQKEKQLGFEAILAKSFSPITFESDIKTRRWSKLLVNCVINPLTAIHQCHNGELLDAKWQPVIQSLIDEAVAVARTEYVDLNENAVYQEIQRVAEETRDNESSMLQDIRYKRRTEIDYLTGYIIKRAKKAGLKTPAHEKLMNDFIRLYPQ, from the coding sequence ATGCCGGCTGACATTCAATGGTATGTACTCGGTCCCGGCGCTGTTAGCGGGCTCATAGCCTGCCATTTGCTTGAGAATAAGCAAAGGTGTATCGCGTTAACTCGCAACGCAGAGTCTGAAGAGGGTCTGTTAACCTTGATAGACGACACTAGCCGAAAAACCTACTCTTTACCCTTTCTATCGGCCCAAAACTGCCACCTCGCCGAAAGCTCAGTATTTATTGTAGCGGTAAAAGCATTCGATGCTATTAGTGCCTTAAAGGAAATCACCGCAATTCCCGGCTTTCATCATGACACGCCAATAGTTCTCAGCCACAACGGCATGCTTGAGCTACCCAGCTCATTAGCATCATTAAACATTTGTCACTTAGTGACCACTCACGGCGCCGTAAAAACGTCACAAGGCGACGGCAAGGTTTTCATTGAGCACCGTGGGAAAGGCCGAAGCTGGTTACAGCAGAAAGAAAAACAGTTAGGTTTCGAAGCGATTTTAGCAAAAAGCTTTAGCCCCATAACTTTTGAAAGTGACATAAAAACCCGACGCTGGTCGAAACTCTTAGTCAATTGTGTCATAAACCCATTAACGGCTATTCACCAGTGTCATAATGGTGAACTGCTGGATGCTAAGTGGCAGCCAGTTATTCAGTCACTCATCGATGAGGCTGTTGCGGTTGCGCGTACCGAATATGTCGACTTAAATGAGAATGCGGTTTATCAGGAGATTCAGAGGGTTGCAGAAGAAACTCGCGACAATGAGTCGTCAATGTTGCAAGACATCCGCTATAAACGCCGCACAGAAATTGACTACCTGACGGGTTATATTATCAAAAGAGCAAAAAAAGCCGGCTTAAAAACGCCGGCTCATGAAAAACTGATGAACGACTTTATCCGTCTTTATCCTCAATAA
- a CDS encoding AmpG family muropeptide MFS transporter, with the protein MEKHIPFWQDMDVYKQSRVWVIFVLGIASGFPWVMIGSALSAWLQEEGLTRSVIGYFGAVFGAYSINFLWSPLIDNVRLPLLTRWLGQRRSWIFLCQLLIATGCFALASLNITDSLHIAGLTALAIAISSATQDIAIDAYRIESFSESEGRLQSAGAAMATAGWWTGYSGLGALPFFIVDGVNWNWQHAYFGLGCVMLFLAAIVLLVRRTTYTGVSNDTTPVTGWFDFFKARIRHTVISPIAEFFTRNGVRLALSLLAFIFLFKIGEAFLGRMSIVFYKEIGFTNAEIGTYSKLVTWWVTIVFAVLGSVVNLRLGIVKGLIIGGLAMSASNLMFSWIALVGPNTNLFLSAVLVDGFTSAWSTVAFVAFISLLCNRTFTATQYALMASLGTLGKTVLASYSGVLVDSMNGNWALFFVLTAIMVIPSLCFLWFIRKPLKKLEEARDAG; encoded by the coding sequence ATGGAAAAGCATATCCCCTTCTGGCAAGACATGGATGTTTATAAGCAGTCGCGCGTCTGGGTTATTTTCGTGCTCGGCATCGCCAGCGGATTTCCCTGGGTGATGATTGGCTCTGCGCTTTCCGCCTGGCTTCAGGAGGAAGGGCTAACTCGCTCTGTTATCGGCTATTTCGGCGCTGTTTTTGGGGCTTACTCCATTAACTTTTTGTGGTCACCACTTATCGATAATGTGAGACTTCCCTTACTAACAAGGTGGTTAGGGCAACGTCGAAGTTGGATATTTTTGTGCCAGCTATTGATTGCCACTGGTTGCTTTGCACTTGCTAGCTTGAATATCACTGACAGTTTGCACATCGCAGGTTTAACCGCATTAGCCATCGCTATAAGTTCAGCCACGCAAGACATTGCTATTGATGCTTACCGTATCGAATCATTCTCTGAGAGCGAAGGCCGCTTACAAAGTGCGGGAGCTGCCATGGCAACCGCAGGTTGGTGGACAGGCTATAGCGGCTTAGGCGCACTGCCCTTTTTTATCGTCGACGGCGTCAACTGGAATTGGCAACACGCCTATTTCGGTCTCGGTTGTGTCATGCTGTTTCTGGCCGCTATTGTACTGCTTGTTCGCCGTACAACTTATACCGGGGTTTCAAACGACACCACGCCAGTCACTGGCTGGTTCGATTTTTTCAAAGCCCGCATTAGACATACTGTTATTTCCCCAATTGCCGAATTCTTCACTCGTAATGGTGTGAGGTTGGCTCTGTCACTATTAGCTTTTATTTTTCTATTCAAAATAGGTGAAGCCTTTTTAGGCCGTATGTCCATTGTTTTCTATAAGGAAATTGGCTTCACCAATGCAGAAATTGGGACGTACTCAAAACTGGTCACCTGGTGGGTGACTATTGTTTTTGCGGTGTTAGGCAGCGTTGTTAACCTAAGACTGGGCATTGTGAAAGGACTGATTATTGGGGGCTTAGCCATGTCCGCTTCAAACCTTATGTTCTCCTGGATTGCGCTGGTCGGCCCCAACACCAATTTGTTTTTAAGTGCCGTTCTTGTTGACGGTTTTACCAGTGCCTGGTCCACTGTGGCTTTTGTTGCGTTCATTAGTTTGCTGTGCAACCGAACCTTTACGGCAACTCAGTATGCGCTAATGGCGTCCTTGGGCACACTGGGTAAAACAGTATTGGCATCGTACAGTGGGGTCTTAGTTGATTCTATGAACGGTAATTGGGCACTATTTTTCGTTTTAACAGCGATAATGGTCATTCCCAGTCTCTGTTTCCTTTGGTTTATTCGTAAGCCGCTGAAAAAGCTCGAGGAAGCAAGAGATGCCGGCTGA
- a CDS encoding peptidylprolyl isomerase, protein MKFWILLASFLAASFVAPASAEIQPDNPFPRVKMITSMGDITVELNREAAPLTIKNFFRYVKKAQYNDTIFHRLVPDFVIQGGGYDRDFQGKPTFEQVVNESGNGLLNEYGTIAMARERDPHTATRQFFFNLNDNTSLNPDKGDWGYTVFGRIVDGLDVLEKMAQLESKPFDDTTGWRDVPKNPPVLKRIEIVPQN, encoded by the coding sequence ATGAAGTTTTGGATTTTGCTAGCCAGTTTTCTGGCCGCTTCTTTTGTTGCACCGGCCAGTGCCGAAATACAACCTGACAACCCATTTCCCAGGGTGAAAATGATCACTTCTATGGGAGATATTACTGTTGAATTGAATCGCGAAGCTGCGCCATTAACCATTAAGAACTTTTTTCGTTATGTCAAAAAGGCACAGTACAACGACACGATTTTTCATCGTTTAGTGCCTGATTTTGTCATTCAAGGCGGCGGCTATGATAGAGACTTTCAGGGAAAGCCCACTTTTGAACAGGTTGTCAATGAGTCTGGCAATGGTCTGCTCAATGAATACGGTACTATTGCAATGGCCCGAGAGCGAGATCCACACACAGCAACTCGTCAGTTTTTCTTTAATCTCAACGACAATACGTCTTTAAACCCTGACAAGGGCGACTGGGGGTATACCGTTTTTGGACGTATTGTGGATGGCTTAGATGTGCTGGAAAAAATGGCTCAGCTGGAGTCAAAACCTTTTGACGATACAACCGGTTGGCGGGATGTTCCAAAGAATCCACCGGTTTTAAAGCGAATTGAAATAGTTCCTCAAAATTAA
- a CDS encoding YajG family lipoprotein: MLRLILVLILAPILAACSSQPDPLIISTTPVNDTFSIKVNQLDVIDTRTYSYLYRHKKDDDKATFAPTQQPLTDIVKESLRPLTANAPAGQGLKWYVSIEKALIDAKVSALKYELEHHVRIRVEAVRGNRRYSNFYTGKAQSSGALKPAQATIERQFRDLLDSVLNDIANDSKLRLSEREVY; this comes from the coding sequence ATGCTTCGTTTAATTCTGGTACTTATTTTGGCTCCGATTTTAGCTGCCTGTTCCAGCCAGCCGGATCCACTTATTATTAGCACAACACCCGTAAACGATACTTTTTCAATAAAAGTAAACCAGCTGGACGTTATTGATACGCGAACCTACTCCTATTTATACCGGCACAAAAAAGACGATGATAAAGCGACATTTGCGCCAACTCAGCAACCGTTAACCGACATCGTTAAAGAATCGCTCAGGCCTTTAACCGCAAATGCGCCAGCAGGACAAGGTTTAAAGTGGTATGTGTCGATAGAAAAAGCGTTAATTGATGCAAAGGTCAGTGCTTTGAAATACGAGTTAGAGCATCATGTCCGCATACGCGTTGAAGCCGTTAGAGGTAATAGACGTTATAGCAACTTTTATACCGGTAAAGCACAATCGAGTGGCGCGCTGAAGCCTGCTCAGGCAACTATTGAGCGTCAGTTCCGCGATCTCTTAGATAGCGTATTGAACGATATTGCTAACGACTCTAAACTCCGATTGAGCGAGAGAGAGGTTTACTAA
- a CDS encoding ketoacyl-ACP synthase III: MTKYAEITGWGKCLPPAVMTNDDLATFLETSDEWIVSRTGISERRVSHVGTSELATVAARNALAAADLDPNEIDLIIVGTCTADEIIPNVASAVQQRLGAKNAAAFDLNAACSSFLYAMHFATQSIRTGAHSKVLLIGAECLTRILDWTKRESAVLFGDGAGAMVLEASDNEVGLLASHVSCDADARDVLSLDFGLNFDRFNFDGIMQFDFVGQEIFKRAVKGMSAAVENVFEQTGMTTEDIDALIPHQANKRLIDFLGKMCKVPSEKTVINIQKYGNTSSATLPIAFAEAADNGIIKPGDSIMSAVFGGGLTCGAGLIKWGERVTPKKPNQMELPAGDKTALDIIVPMHEATAKAWKKRQQ, translated from the coding sequence GTGACAAAATATGCAGAAATCACGGGTTGGGGAAAATGCCTTCCGCCGGCCGTTATGACAAACGATGATCTTGCCACTTTCCTGGAAACCTCCGATGAATGGATTGTTTCGAGGACCGGTATTTCAGAAAGGCGAGTTAGCCATGTAGGCACGTCGGAGCTGGCTACAGTGGCTGCGCGCAACGCATTGGCTGCGGCTGACTTAGACCCTAATGAAATCGACTTGATCATTGTCGGAACTTGTACCGCAGACGAAATCATTCCGAATGTTGCTTCGGCGGTTCAGCAACGTCTTGGCGCAAAAAATGCGGCGGCGTTTGACTTGAATGCCGCCTGTAGCAGCTTTTTATATGCCATGCATTTCGCGACTCAATCTATAAGAACGGGTGCGCACAGCAAAGTATTGTTGATAGGCGCAGAATGCCTCACGCGTATTTTAGACTGGACGAAGCGCGAAAGCGCCGTGCTGTTTGGCGATGGAGCCGGTGCTATGGTGCTGGAAGCGTCAGATAATGAAGTCGGTTTGTTGGCAAGTCACGTCAGCTGCGACGCCGATGCGCGTGATGTATTGAGTCTTGATTTTGGTCTCAATTTCGATCGTTTCAACTTCGATGGCATTATGCAATTTGACTTTGTGGGTCAGGAGATTTTCAAGCGCGCAGTTAAAGGTATGAGTGCGGCGGTTGAGAATGTTTTTGAACAAACCGGAATGACAACGGAAGACATCGACGCTCTGATACCGCATCAGGCAAATAAGCGGTTAATCGACTTCCTGGGCAAGATGTGTAAAGTGCCGAGTGAGAAAACGGTTATCAATATTCAAAAGTATGGAAACACATCCTCTGCAACACTTCCCATTGCGTTTGCAGAGGCTGCAGATAACGGCATTATTAAGCCCGGCGATAGCATTATGTCGGCGGTGTTCGGTGGTGGATTAACGTGCGGGGCTGGCCTTATTAAATGGGGGGAGCGAGTCACTCCTAAAAAGCCAAACCAAATGGAGCTGCCGGCGGGGGATAAGACAGCGTTGGATATTATCGTGCCAATGCATGAAGCAACCGCTAAGGCTTGGAAAAAGCGCCAACAATAA
- a CDS encoding enoyl-CoA hydratase, which yields MSEQSVIVKKDNGVVRIRLNRPEKKNAFTQAMYTLCEEALKEADSDKSINAVVFESEGDSFSAGNDLNDFLAIEKLDESAPPFRFLHTLNKVEVPVVAAVNGLAIGIGTTLLLHCDIVISSNEALYALPFVQLGLLPEAGSSLLLPQICGYQKAAELLLLGDNFDAQTALELGFVNHVVSAEQLEGKVEEVLSKLRAQSGQSLRMSKKLLKHPVESTAARISREAEYFAKALSSPEAKQAIARKLQKK from the coding sequence ATGTCTGAACAGTCAGTGATAGTAAAAAAAGATAACGGTGTTGTTAGAATTCGCCTGAACCGTCCAGAAAAGAAAAATGCGTTTACACAAGCAATGTATACTTTATGTGAAGAAGCGCTAAAAGAAGCCGATAGTGACAAATCAATTAATGCAGTTGTGTTTGAGAGTGAAGGCGATAGTTTTTCAGCCGGTAATGACTTAAACGACTTTCTAGCGATAGAAAAACTCGATGAATCTGCACCGCCATTCCGTTTTCTACATACCTTGAATAAGGTAGAAGTGCCCGTTGTCGCGGCTGTTAACGGCCTAGCGATCGGTATTGGTACTACCTTGCTACTTCATTGCGATATTGTTATCAGTAGTAATGAAGCGCTATACGCACTGCCGTTTGTGCAATTGGGACTTCTGCCGGAAGCCGGTTCAAGTTTATTGTTGCCGCAAATTTGTGGTTATCAGAAAGCGGCCGAGTTATTGTTGCTGGGTGATAATTTCGATGCACAAACTGCTTTGGAGCTTGGTTTTGTGAATCATGTTGTTTCTGCCGAGCAGTTGGAAGGCAAAGTAGAAGAGGTATTGAGTAAACTACGAGCTCAATCTGGCCAGTCTTTGCGGATGTCGAAGAAATTACTTAAACACCCCGTTGAATCGACGGCTGCACGCATAAGCCGTGAAGCTGAATATTTTGCTAAAGCGTTAAGCTCTCCTGAGGCAAAACAAGCGATTGCCCGTAAACTGCAGAAAAAGTAA
- a CDS encoding late competence development ComFB family protein — protein MKFDDDIHNYYERLVADRVEELELDKQYEQEFLADLCCLVLNQLPPRYIRHEVDMAFFLPPSKRLDMEMQVHKAITEALEFLKNRKRDESS, from the coding sequence ATGAAATTTGACGATGATATTCACAATTATTATGAACGATTAGTTGCGGATAGAGTTGAGGAGCTAGAGCTCGATAAGCAATACGAGCAAGAGTTTCTGGCTGACTTATGCTGTCTGGTGCTGAACCAACTGCCGCCTCGCTATATTCGCCACGAGGTCGATATGGCTTTTTTCCTTCCGCCGTCAAAACGACTGGACATGGAAATGCAGGTCCACAAAGCGATTACGGAAGCTTTAGAGTTTCTGAAAAATAGAAAGAGAGATGAGAGCAGTTAA
- a CDS encoding histone deacetylase family protein — protein MTKVNIPFIYSPIYSQLSLPERHRYPIEKYRLLHDWAISRGAHASQWKAPVAVTWEQVEQTHSASYIEKLKANSFEKAEWRRIGFPWSEQLLTRSLTSAGGTAVALQIALDSSIAVHFSGGYHHAHKDWGSGFCLINDLAIACHQLLLQHPNLKIAVLDTDVHQGDGTATIFKNDPRVFTCSIHGEKNFPFSKSLSDLDVPLPKGTTDKSYLQALQNALTLIVKRVKPDIILYDAGVDIYTKDELGHFHISLNGIFQRDMTVLSFCRQNSIPVAAVIGGGYQRNLERLVRGHAQLLRAAYYVYTEDQYLPDTALRSPENEI, from the coding sequence ATGACGAAGGTTAATATTCCCTTCATCTACTCTCCAATATACAGCCAACTGTCGCTTCCTGAACGGCACCGCTACCCTATTGAAAAATATCGTTTATTGCATGACTGGGCCATAAGCCGGGGGGCACACGCAAGTCAGTGGAAGGCGCCTGTAGCAGTAACCTGGGAACAAGTTGAACAGACACACAGCGCTTCGTACATTGAAAAACTAAAAGCCAATAGCTTTGAAAAAGCTGAATGGCGAAGAATTGGCTTCCCCTGGTCAGAGCAGCTACTTACGCGCTCTTTAACATCAGCCGGCGGAACGGCTGTGGCTTTACAAATAGCGCTAGACTCGTCCATTGCTGTTCATTTTTCGGGAGGCTATCACCACGCTCATAAAGATTGGGGCAGCGGGTTTTGCTTGATTAACGACTTGGCTATAGCCTGTCATCAGTTACTTTTACAACACCCCAATTTAAAAATCGCTGTGCTGGACACGGACGTGCATCAGGGTGACGGTACAGCGACCATCTTCAAAAATGACCCTCGGGTCTTTACTTGCTCTATTCATGGTGAGAAGAACTTTCCATTCTCAAAATCATTGTCAGATTTAGATGTTCCGTTACCCAAAGGAACGACTGATAAAAGTTACCTTCAGGCGTTGCAGAATGCACTTACCTTGATTGTGAAGCGCGTAAAGCCCGATATCATCCTTTACGACGCCGGCGTGGATATCTACACAAAAGATGAGCTAGGCCATTTTCACATTAGTTTAAACGGCATATTTCAGCGTGACATGACGGTGCTTTCATTTTGTCGACAAAATAGCATTCCTGTCGCAGCGGTCATTGGTGGAGGTTATCAACGGAACCTGGAGCGACTGGTGCGAGGACACGCCCAATTACTCAGAGCCGCATATTATGTCTATACTGAAGATCAGTATCTACCTGACACAGCGCTGAGGAGTCCGGAAAATGAAATTTGA
- the priC gene encoding primosomal replication protein PriC, producing MRPINDLTSIQHIERLLNEFSERALHIDEENRRHSKKVTEQWFSPSLFQTRSSVALDYVKETERLLGQLLQTTSKESQRYVAEKLCAQVEALATALRSGKLPEMGEEQREVKASHYQKLHEQLVTYRDYERRLTENLENAQSTGFQDVIQAAQKRLNRCQMAIEQLEKQIQRYDEG from the coding sequence ATGAGACCAATAAATGATTTAACGTCAATTCAACATATTGAACGATTACTCAATGAGTTTTCCGAGCGAGCTCTGCATATTGACGAAGAAAACAGACGCCACTCAAAGAAAGTTACGGAGCAATGGTTCAGTCCTTCACTGTTCCAAACGCGCTCATCAGTCGCTTTAGATTACGTTAAAGAGACAGAGCGTTTGTTAGGTCAACTCTTACAAACAACATCAAAAGAATCGCAACGTTATGTGGCTGAAAAACTTTGCGCTCAAGTAGAAGCGTTAGCAACTGCGTTGCGTTCAGGTAAGCTCCCGGAAATGGGAGAGGAGCAGCGAGAAGTAAAGGCCAGTCATTACCAAAAGCTTCACGAACAATTAGTGACTTATAGGGACTATGAGCGCCGCTTAACTGAAAACCTTGAAAATGCACAAAGCACGGGTTTTCAGGACGTAATTCAAGCCGCTCAAAAGCGATTAAACCGCTGCCAAATGGCAATTGAGCAATTAGAGAAACAGATTCAGCGTTATGACGAAGGTTAA
- a CDS encoding DUF3450 domain-containing protein, producing MTKVIKRTKLAATLMGVVAFAGTGVAAAQQVDVAKLQNEEKKILNADAQSQEKVNSLFEQSQDLLIEYRSVIAEYENLKVYNDHVQRLVNDQEATLASLQKQIDGIERTKQGVVPLMYEMIDALEQFVKLDIPIHREKRMERVERLRDIMDSANVSTSEQFRQIIEAYQTEMDYGSGLISYQGNLEVDGEQVAVDYFHMGRVAFLAQSLDLRNAWIYNNETDEWTALEDEFIRPLTQAIRMSRKQTAYDLVKLPVFAAESAE from the coding sequence ATGACCAAAGTAATCAAAAGAACCAAACTCGCTGCAACCCTGATGGGTGTGGTGGCGTTTGCTGGCACCGGCGTCGCCGCTGCACAGCAAGTCGATGTAGCTAAGCTACAAAACGAAGAGAAAAAGATTCTTAATGCGGACGCTCAGTCTCAAGAGAAAGTAAACTCTCTGTTTGAGCAAAGCCAGGATCTTCTTATCGAATATCGCTCAGTGATTGCTGAGTATGAGAACTTGAAAGTTTACAACGACCACGTTCAGCGCTTGGTTAATGACCAAGAAGCAACGCTAGCGTCTTTGCAAAAGCAAATTGACGGCATCGAGCGTACTAAGCAGGGCGTCGTTCCCCTTATGTATGAAATGATCGATGCGCTAGAACAATTTGTAAAATTGGATATTCCAATTCACCGTGAAAAGCGTATGGAACGTGTTGAGCGTCTGCGCGACATCATGGACAGCGCTAACGTTTCAACGTCTGAGCAGTTCCGTCAAATAATTGAAGCGTACCAGACCGAAATGGACTACGGTTCAGGCTTGATCTCTTACCAAGGCAACTTGGAAGTAGACGGCGAGCAAGTGGCTGTTGATTATTTCCACATGGGTCGTGTTGCATTCCTCGCACAGTCTCTCGATTTGAGAAATGCTTGGATTTACAACAACGAAACTGATGAGTGGACTGCTTTGGAAGACGAGTTTATCCGTCCTCTGACCCAAGCGATTCGTATGTCACGTAAGCAAACAGCTTACGATCTGGTGAAACTTCCAGTATTCGCAGCGGAGAGTGCAGAATGA
- a CDS encoding MotA/TolQ/ExbB proton channel family protein, translating to MNKLVKSLMIAAAVTLSAGTTLAAQAQDTSEAKSLDELLQLVEKNRVSSRQLNAEREREFTAARADKQAMLNRAKQQLEDEKARGKRLQNEFSENEVALANKEQELENAKGTLGEMFGVVRGAATETIGRIATSIVSAQYPGREDVLQSLSEAKELPTLEELEELWQALLTEMVQSGKVVKFNTEVTLLDGGTEQREVVRLGVFNLISGDQYLVYNDTTEQVQPLGRQPEGGATGQAQEFFNTESGYEGVFLDPSKGQILGLLTQKATLSERYHQGGTVGYVITVVLIIGLLIALYKLITLTGAAGKIRSQLKDPENPKDSNALGRILKVYQENKSADPENLELKLDEAILRETPKIDSGVNVIKIFAAIAPLLGLLGTVVGMIGTFQSITLFGTGDPKIMAGDISMALVTTAMGLIAAIPLILAHSIVASRAKSIVHILDEQAAGIVAAHSEKE from the coding sequence ATGAATAAATTAGTAAAATCATTAATGATTGCAGCAGCAGTCACCCTTTCTGCCGGTACGACTCTCGCTGCACAAGCTCAGGATACATCTGAAGCTAAGAGTCTTGACGAGCTGTTACAGCTAGTTGAGAAAAACCGTGTTTCTTCTCGTCAATTAAACGCTGAGCGTGAGCGCGAATTCACAGCGGCGCGTGCTGACAAACAAGCCATGCTAAACCGTGCTAAGCAGCAGCTTGAAGATGAGAAAGCGCGTGGTAAACGTTTACAGAATGAATTTTCTGAAAACGAAGTCGCGTTAGCGAACAAAGAGCAGGAACTTGAGAACGCCAAAGGCACCTTAGGTGAAATGTTTGGTGTTGTTCGTGGTGCGGCAACCGAAACAATCGGTCGTATCGCGACTTCAATTGTAAGTGCTCAATACCCGGGACGTGAAGACGTTCTGCAAAGCTTATCTGAAGCAAAAGAACTGCCAACCCTGGAAGAGTTAGAAGAGCTTTGGCAAGCGCTTCTTACTGAAATGGTTCAGTCGGGTAAAGTTGTGAAGTTTAACACTGAAGTAACGCTGCTTGACGGTGGTACTGAGCAACGTGAAGTGGTTCGTTTAGGTGTATTTAACCTGATTTCCGGTGACCAGTACTTGGTGTATAACGACACGACTGAGCAAGTTCAGCCATTAGGTCGTCAGCCAGAAGGTGGAGCAACAGGACAGGCACAAGAATTCTTCAATACTGAAAGCGGTTATGAAGGTGTGTTCCTTGATCCATCTAAAGGTCAGATTCTTGGTCTGTTAACTCAAAAAGCAACGCTTTCTGAGCGTTATCACCAAGGTGGTACAGTTGGTTATGTTATTACCGTTGTACTGATTATTGGCTTATTAATCGCGCTTTATAAGTTGATTACTTTAACTGGCGCGGCGGGCAAAATCCGTTCACAGCTTAAAGATCCTGAAAACCCTAAAGACAGCAACGCTTTAGGTCGTATTCTGAAAGTTTATCAGGAGAACAAGAGTGCAGATCCTGAAAACTTAGAATTGAAACTGGACGAAGCGATTCTGCGTGAAACTCCGAAGATTGACAGCGGTGTAAACGTTATCAAGATCTTCGCAGCAATCGCGCCACTGCTTGGTCTATTAGGTACAGTTGTTGGTATGATTGGTACGTTCCAGTCAATCACACTGTTTGGTACCGGTGATCCGAAGATCATGGCGGGCGATATCTCAATGGCGTTGGTAACAACGGCTATGGGTCTTATCGCAGCTATTCCATTGATTTTGGCTCACAGTATTGTGGCATCTCGCGCTAAGTCTATCGTTCACATTCTGGACGAGCAGGCAGCGGGAATCGTAGCTGCGCACTCGGAGAAGGAGTAA
- a CDS encoding MotA/TolQ/ExbB proton channel family protein, with protein MLYLMELWESIRDFLATGGDVLYIVMGVLFLMWVLMIERYWYLTGAFPKLRNDIIAKWDARKDTTSWYAHRIREAWISEANDKLNARILLIKTCVALCPLVGLLGTVTGMITVFEIMAVQGTGNPRLMASGISMATIPTMAGMVAALSGMFFATRLESKVRRAKEGLVDSLPHH; from the coding sequence ATGCTTTACCTGATGGAACTTTGGGAATCTATCAGGGATTTTCTGGCTACCGGTGGCGATGTCCTGTACATCGTCATGGGGGTGCTCTTTCTAATGTGGGTACTGATGATTGAGCGTTATTGGTACCTTACCGGCGCATTCCCTAAGCTTCGCAACGACATTATTGCGAAGTGGGATGCTCGTAAGGACACCACCTCATGGTACGCCCATAGAATCCGTGAAGCATGGATTTCCGAAGCGAACGATAAACTGAATGCTCGTATTCTGTTAATTAAAACTTGTGTTGCCTTATGTCCGCTGGTCGGACTGTTGGGAACCGTAACCGGTATGATTACGGTCTTCGAAATCATGGCAGTACAAGGGACGGGTAACCCTCGTCTAATGGCATCGGGTATTTCGATGGCAACTATCCCAACGATGGCGGGTATGGTTGCAGCTTTATCCGGCATGTTTTTCGCAACTCGACTTGAAAGTAAGGTTCGTCGTGCGAAAGAAGGCCTGGTTGACAGTTTGCCACATCACTAA